A stretch of the Mesorhizobium sp. Pch-S genome encodes the following:
- a CDS encoding GMC family oxidoreductase N-terminal domain-containing protein: MTVKLEGDFDYIIVGAGTAGCVLANRLTRDPRVRVLLLEAGGSDNYHWVHIPVGYLYCIGNPRTDWLMKTAPEPGLNGRSLSYPRGKVLGGCTSVNGMIYMRGQAADYDRWRQMGNLGWGWEDLLPYFVKSEDFHGGKSDLHGAGGEWKVAKQRLAWPILHAVQEAAKEFGILPRADFNDGSNEGSGFFEVNQSRGVRWNASKAFLRPVLKRPNLRLITNAHAERLVFDGTRAKGVRFGRGGETWEASARSEVLLAAGAINSPKLLELSGVGRPDLLRDFGIEVVHASRDVGENLQDHLQIRTVYRVSGVQTLNTMFNSLFGKARIGLEYALRRSGPMSMAPSQFGMFTKSDPSMETPDLEYHVQPLSTDKLGDPLHPFPAITMSVCNLRPESVGSVHATTRDLAVQPQITPNYLSAICDREVAVRSVRQARQIMMAKHLEQYMPDEILPGPQHQSDEELLQQIGSIATTIFHPVGTCRMGVDDHAVVSPDLRVKGIAGLRVVDASIMPKIVSGNTASPTIMIAEKAADMIRSVAA; this comes from the coding sequence ATGACCGTCAAACTGGAAGGCGACTTCGACTACATCATCGTCGGTGCGGGCACCGCCGGCTGCGTGTTGGCCAACCGGCTGACCCGGGATCCACGCGTCCGCGTATTGCTGCTGGAGGCCGGTGGCAGCGACAACTATCACTGGGTGCATATTCCGGTCGGATATCTTTACTGTATCGGCAATCCGCGTACCGACTGGCTCATGAAAACGGCCCCGGAACCCGGGCTGAACGGCCGCTCGCTTTCCTATCCTCGCGGCAAGGTCCTGGGTGGCTGCACGTCGGTCAATGGCATGATCTATATGCGCGGGCAGGCGGCGGATTATGACCGCTGGCGGCAGATGGGCAATCTCGGCTGGGGTTGGGAAGACCTCTTGCCCTATTTTGTGAAGTCGGAGGATTTTCACGGCGGCAAATCGGACCTGCACGGTGCGGGTGGCGAATGGAAGGTGGCGAAGCAGCGTCTTGCCTGGCCGATCCTGCATGCGGTGCAGGAGGCCGCCAAGGAATTCGGCATCCTGCCGCGTGCCGACTTCAACGACGGCAGCAACGAGGGTTCGGGGTTCTTCGAGGTGAACCAGTCGAGAGGCGTTCGCTGGAACGCGTCGAAAGCTTTTCTGCGTCCGGTGCTGAAGCGCCCCAATCTCAGGCTCATCACGAACGCTCATGCCGAGCGGCTGGTCTTCGATGGCACACGAGCGAAGGGCGTACGCTTCGGGCGAGGCGGCGAAACCTGGGAGGCGTCGGCGAGATCGGAAGTGCTTCTGGCCGCAGGCGCGATCAATTCACCGAAACTGCTGGAGTTGTCCGGCGTCGGCCGGCCCGATCTGTTGCGCGATTTCGGCATCGAGGTCGTGCATGCAAGCCGGGATGTCGGCGAAAACCTGCAAGACCATTTGCAAATCCGAACCGTCTACAGGGTTTCTGGTGTGCAGACCTTGAACACGATGTTCAACAGCCTGTTCGGCAAGGCGCGGATCGGGCTCGAATATGCGTTGCGCCGATCCGGCCCGATGTCGATGGCGCCCAGCCAGTTCGGAATGTTCACGAAGTCGGATCCGTCGATGGAGACGCCGGACCTTGAGTATCATGTGCAACCGCTGTCGACAGACAAGCTCGGCGACCCGTTGCATCCTTTTCCGGCGATCACCATGTCGGTGTGCAACCTGCGTCCCGAAAGTGTCGGCAGCGTCCACGCGACCACACGTGATCTGGCTGTGCAGCCGCAGATCACGCCGAACTACCTGTCGGCCATTTGCGACAGGGAAGTGGCGGTGCGCTCGGTAAGACAGGCGCGGCAGATCATGATGGCCAAACACCTCGAGCAATACATGCCGGATGAGATACTACCCGGTCCCCAGCATCAATCGGATGAGGAACTTCTCCAGCAGATAGGTTCGATTGCCACGACGATCTTCCATCCCGTCGGGACCTGTCGGATGGGCGTCGATGATCACGCCGTTGTCAGCCCGGATCTGCGCGTCAAGGGTATCGCTGGCCTACGGGTCGTCGATGCCTCGATCATGCCGAAGATCGTCTCTGGCAATACCGCGTCGCCGACCATCATGATCGCGGAAAAAGCCGCGGATATGATCAGATCGGTCGCTGCCTGA
- a CDS encoding ATP-binding cassette domain-containing protein — translation MSPSMLPGTGTESRVSHGSLFWWRLAILLTLVALFAGILLTGVSVWFLGAVALAGAGGAAHTFNFHIPAALIRMFAMARTAAKYGERLVGHKAALLDQVSRRAALFSAMAAAPKVRSAGWQLGDQDRLADFIDDVENLDFARLRVQLPLLATATGLAFAAAATFFVAPMALAVILPVLLGAAACAHWLMPNLARDWHCARLRRRAAGRRLGAGLGAVVSLQAEHAWSKTLSVSFAALSNADAHLLRSRRRMAVADTLVGLLGPGCSVVVLAAAWLGGLRGEALLPAAFVAFAWLALGEAMQGGSRILVARVKEQAASRTLKAWSAGTPPSHMPTGDDQPFHLGRLEIKALTRCAPDGRPLGDTVDLVLKTGHPTVLSGPSGSGKTSLLKQVAGWLDADGKLLGDGIALSATSRRQLTFLGLHDAAVLSDSVRENLFAPGATDAECWAALDTVELGERVQLAGGLEGWITQDKLSLGEAHRLNLARALLSPLPLILLDEPGEHLDTEQARRIVERLSAHLQDRILLISSHKASDAWNGARELRLDGLALINQEPECLDALRQIEGGTIDTPAADLS, via the coding sequence ATGAGCCCCTCCATGTTGCCAGGGACCGGGACCGAAAGCAGGGTCTCGCACGGCTCGCTGTTCTGGTGGCGCCTGGCTATACTGCTTACGCTGGTGGCGTTGTTCGCGGGCATCCTGCTGACCGGTGTTTCGGTGTGGTTTCTGGGCGCCGTTGCCCTGGCCGGGGCTGGTGGAGCCGCCCACACCTTCAATTTCCACATCCCGGCAGCCTTGATCCGGATGTTCGCCATGGCCCGGACGGCCGCCAAATATGGCGAGCGCCTCGTCGGCCACAAGGCAGCCCTGCTTGACCAGGTATCGCGCCGCGCAGCGTTGTTCTCGGCTATGGCTGCCGCTCCAAAGGTACGCAGCGCGGGTTGGCAGCTCGGCGACCAGGACAGGCTTGCGGACTTCATCGATGATGTCGAGAACCTTGATTTTGCCAGGCTCCGGGTGCAGTTGCCACTGCTGGCAACGGCTACCGGTCTTGCCTTTGCCGCAGCAGCCACATTCTTTGTCGCTCCGATGGCCTTGGCGGTCATTTTGCCAGTTCTGCTTGGCGCGGCTGCCTGCGCCCACTGGCTTATGCCGAACCTGGCAAGGGATTGGCATTGCGCACGCCTTCGCAGGCGCGCGGCAGGTCGGCGGCTCGGCGCGGGCCTCGGCGCGGTGGTCTCGCTGCAGGCGGAGCATGCCTGGTCGAAGACGCTGAGCGTATCGTTCGCCGCCCTTTCGAACGCTGATGCACATTTGCTCCGCTCGCGACGCAGGATGGCTGTTGCCGATACGCTTGTTGGTCTGCTTGGCCCTGGCTGCAGCGTAGTCGTCCTGGCGGCTGCATGGCTGGGTGGTCTGCGCGGGGAAGCTCTGCTTCCGGCTGCATTTGTCGCCTTCGCATGGCTTGCATTGGGCGAGGCCATGCAGGGCGGCTCGCGCATCCTGGTTGCCCGGGTCAAGGAGCAAGCCGCCTCGAGAACCTTGAAAGCATGGTCCGCGGGCACGCCGCCCAGCCATATGCCCACCGGCGACGACCAACCTTTCCATCTGGGCCGATTGGAAATCAAGGCGCTGACACGCTGCGCGCCAGACGGCAGGCCGCTCGGCGACACGGTGGATCTCGTCCTGAAAACCGGACACCCGACGGTGCTTTCCGGGCCCAGCGGCAGCGGCAAGACATCCTTGCTGAAACAGGTCGCCGGATGGCTGGACGCCGATGGTAAGCTACTTGGAGACGGCATCGCGCTTTCGGCGACCTCGCGCAGGCAGCTCACCTTTCTCGGGCTGCACGACGCCGCCGTGCTTTCGGATTCGGTGCGCGAGAACTTGTTCGCACCGGGCGCGACCGACGCTGAATGCTGGGCGGCACTCGACACCGTCGAGCTTGGCGAACGTGTCCAGCTCGCCGGCGGACTGGAAGGCTGGATCACCCAGGACAAGCTTTCACTCGGCGAAGCGCATCGGCTCAACCTCGCCCGCGCACTGCTGAGCCCGCTTCCGCTGATCCTGCTCGATGAACCCGGCGAGCATCTGGACACGGAGCAGGCCCGCCGCATTGTCGAGCGCTTGAGTGCTCATCTCCAGGACCGCATCCTGCTGATTTCCAGCCACAAGGCGTCAGATGCCTGGAATGGGGCGCGGGAACTCAGGCTCGATGGGCTCGCCCTCATAAATCAGGAGCCGGAGTGTTTGGATGCCTTACGCCAAATCGAAGGAGGAACCATCGATACCCCGGCAGCTGATCTGAGTTGA
- a CDS encoding ATP-binding cassette domain-containing protein codes for MATGTLAKARSLAVGGLRATLLLQISRTALRLVFAGALAIFAGLMIEAGTVSVEAVAIGLAALSLAALAGFLADRQQAVAEFSVAEGLRENAAKNLAAMPARTIQALPAGALIAGLQRYPEALAALVVGHRAAALMLGVVPALVVCAIVAVSWQAALALLFATPVMVVFFTLLGGAIHARAEKQERAFGQLATQFDDRVRTLPTILSAHGVDRERGKLQARMTAYADSTMNMLKVAFLNAGVIDFFSSLSIAILAVFLGLGHLKLAEIPGFAGLQLWQSLFILMLAPEFFAPFRRYAEQYHAKAEGNAAAVALDGFLAGPAAPEPMTVPDRFESGLHLPRKGIVAIVGESGAGKSTLLRRLAGIETPVAAEFAQPHPAFTDGVDWISTDIAMPAGTLADAFSWNRAERSPAELASAAERVGLLDDALLPGGLAARIKAGGENLSGGQRLRIAVARALISDRPIFADEPTAKLDAASAARVRAALADCARQRLVVVATHDPELKALATLVVDLDRQQPARQEVAL; via the coding sequence ATGGCAACCGGTACGCTCGCGAAGGCGCGGTCGCTTGCCGTCGGCGGACTGCGCGCGACGCTGCTGTTGCAGATTTCGCGCACGGCGCTGCGCCTGGTCTTTGCCGGTGCGCTGGCCATTTTTGCCGGCCTGATGATCGAAGCCGGAACTGTCTCGGTCGAAGCGGTTGCCATTGGGCTTGCCGCGCTGTCTCTCGCCGCGCTCGCCGGTTTTCTCGCCGATCGGCAGCAGGCCGTGGCGGAGTTTTCCGTGGCCGAAGGCCTGCGCGAAAATGCAGCGAAAAATCTCGCCGCGATGCCGGCACGGACGATACAGGCCTTGCCGGCAGGCGCATTGATTGCCGGTCTCCAGCGCTATCCGGAAGCGCTGGCGGCACTTGTCGTCGGCCATCGCGCCGCAGCTCTGATGCTGGGCGTCGTCCCGGCTCTGGTGGTGTGTGCAATCGTCGCAGTGTCCTGGCAGGCGGCGCTGGCGCTGCTTTTTGCCACGCCTGTCATGGTCGTGTTCTTCACTCTGCTCGGCGGCGCGATCCATGCCAGGGCGGAAAAACAGGAACGTGCCTTCGGGCAGCTCGCGACGCAGTTCGACGATCGTGTTCGCACCTTGCCGACCATTCTCTCCGCGCATGGCGTCGATCGCGAACGCGGGAAGCTGCAGGCCAGGATGACTGCTTATGCGGACAGCACCATGAACATGCTGAAAGTGGCTTTCCTCAATGCCGGCGTCATTGATTTCTTCTCATCGCTTTCGATCGCCATCCTGGCCGTATTCCTCGGCCTGGGACATCTCAAGCTGGCCGAGATTCCGGGCTTCGCCGGTCTGCAGCTGTGGCAAAGTCTGTTTATCCTGATGCTGGCGCCGGAATTTTTCGCACCCTTCCGCCGCTATGCGGAGCAGTATCACGCCAAGGCTGAAGGCAATGCAGCAGCTGTGGCATTGGATGGCTTCCTGGCCGGACCTGCAGCTCCCGAACCGATGACGGTCCCTGATCGCTTCGAGAGTGGCTTGCACCTGCCGCGGAAGGGGATCGTCGCCATCGTCGGCGAAAGCGGGGCTGGAAAATCAACATTGTTGCGCCGGCTTGCGGGCATCGAAACACCAGTTGCTGCCGAGTTCGCACAGCCGCATCCGGCCTTCACGGATGGCGTCGACTGGATTTCGACAGACATTGCGATGCCCGCTGGTACGCTCGCGGATGCGTTTTCCTGGAACCGGGCAGAACGCAGCCCGGCAGAGCTGGCGTCTGCGGCGGAACGTGTCGGCCTGCTGGACGATGCCCTGCTGCCGGGAGGATTGGCTGCCCGGATAAAGGCCGGTGGCGAGAACCTGTCCGGCGGCCAGCGCCTCAGGATCGCCGTTGCGCGCGCCCTGATCTCCGATCGCCCGATCTTTGCCGACGAACCGACTGCCAAGTTAGACGCCGCCAGCGCCGCGCGTGTCAGGGCTGCTCTGGCCGACTGCGCTCGTCAAAGGCTGGTGGTCGTGGCGACCCATGACCCGGAGTTGAAGGCGCTGGCTACGCTGGTTGTCGACCTCGATCGGCAGCAGCCCGCTCGCCAGGAGGTCGCATTATGA
- a CDS encoding cytochrome ubiquinol oxidase subunit I, with the protein MTDPLLVELSRLQFALTAMYHFLFVPLTLGLSIMIAMMETVYVMTKRTIWRDMTKFWGVLFGINFALGVATGITMEFQFGMNWAFYSHYVGDVFGAPLAIEGLMAFFLEATFVGLFFFGWEKLSARAHLAVTWLVALATNFSALWILIANAWMQNPVGAAFNPDTMRMEVTDFIAVLFNPVAQAKFVHTVSAGYVCGATFVLGISAFYMLRGRHIELAKRSFVIAAAFGTASALSVIVLGDESGYEITDNQKMKLAAMEAMWETEPAPASFTAIGIPDMQDKTTHFAIRIPWVMGLIGTRSIDKQIPGIFELVERAEKRIRDGIPAYDALEQLKADHGNAAARARFDATSADLGYALLLKRYVADPRQATEEQIKQAAWDTVPTVPAIFFTFRIMVACGFLLLAVFLTSLWYTMRETPAPRWLFRMALFAMPLPWIAVEVGWFVAEFGRQPWVIEGVLPTFLATSQLGISDLIITILGFTLVYGTLAVIEVRLMLAAIAKGPATEHDHAAPSGSTTLVAAK; encoded by the coding sequence ATGACCGATCCGCTACTCGTCGAATTGTCGCGCCTGCAGTTCGCGCTGACCGCGATGTATCACTTCCTGTTCGTGCCGCTGACCCTCGGTCTCTCCATCATGATCGCAATGATGGAGACGGTCTACGTCATGACCAAGCGCACCATCTGGCGCGACATGACCAAGTTCTGGGGCGTGCTGTTCGGCATCAACTTCGCCCTCGGCGTCGCGACGGGCATCACGATGGAGTTCCAGTTCGGAATGAACTGGGCCTTCTATTCGCACTATGTCGGCGATGTGTTCGGCGCGCCGCTCGCCATCGAAGGCCTGATGGCCTTCTTCCTCGAAGCCACATTCGTCGGGCTGTTCTTCTTCGGCTGGGAAAAGCTGTCTGCCCGCGCGCATCTCGCCGTCACCTGGCTGGTCGCGCTCGCCACCAACTTCTCGGCGCTGTGGATCCTGATCGCCAATGCCTGGATGCAGAACCCGGTCGGAGCCGCCTTCAACCCCGACACGATGCGCATGGAAGTCACCGACTTCATCGCCGTCCTGTTCAATCCGGTCGCACAGGCGAAATTCGTCCATACGGTTTCGGCCGGCTATGTCTGCGGCGCAACCTTCGTGCTCGGCATCTCGGCCTTCTACATGCTGCGCGGCCGCCATATCGAGCTGGCCAAGCGCTCCTTCGTCATCGCCGCGGCCTTCGGCACGGCGTCGGCCCTTTCCGTGATCGTGCTCGGCGACGAGAGCGGTTACGAGATCACCGACAACCAGAAAATGAAGCTGGCCGCCATGGAGGCGATGTGGGAAACCGAGCCGGCACCGGCATCGTTCACGGCCATCGGCATTCCCGACATGCAGGACAAGACCACGCATTTTGCGATCCGGATCCCCTGGGTGATGGGTCTTATCGGCACGCGTTCGATCGACAAACAGATCCCCGGCATATTCGAGCTGGTGGAGCGTGCCGAAAAGCGCATCCGCGACGGCATCCCGGCCTATGATGCGCTGGAGCAGCTGAAGGCCGACCACGGCAATGCCGCCGCGCGGGCGCGTTTCGACGCTACCAGTGCCGATCTCGGCTATGCGCTGCTCCTGAAGCGTTACGTCGCCGATCCGCGCCAGGCGACGGAAGAGCAAATCAAGCAGGCGGCATGGGATACTGTGCCCACCGTTCCGGCGATCTTCTTCACGTTCCGCATCATGGTGGCGTGCGGTTTCCTGCTGCTCGCCGTGTTCCTGACCTCGCTGTGGTACACGATGCGCGAGACGCCGGCGCCGCGCTGGCTGTTCCGCATGGCCCTCTTCGCCATGCCGCTGCCCTGGATTGCCGTCGAGGTCGGCTGGTTCGTGGCCGAGTTCGGCCGCCAACCCTGGGTCATCGAAGGTGTGCTGCCGACCTTCCTTGCCACATCCCAGCTCGGCATCAGCGATCTCATCATCACCATACTGGGCTTCACGCTGGTCTACGGCACGCTCGCCGTCATCGAGGTCCGGCTGATGCTGGCGGCCATCGCCAAGGGTCCGGCAACGGAACATGACCATGCCGCACCGTCAGGCAGCACCACGCTCGTTGCCGCGAAATAG
- the cydB gene encoding cytochrome d ubiquinol oxidase subunit II, translating to MIEFLFDYTTLRLIWWVLLGVLLIGFAVTDGFDMGVGTLLPFVAKTDIERRVAINTVGPVWEGNQVWFILGGGAIFAAWPALYAVSFSGFYLAMFLVLFALILRPVGFKYRSKRDSQRWRNNWDWALFIGGAVPALIFGVAIGNVLQGVPFHFTDDLRPIYEGNLFGLLNPLAIFCGLVSLAMLVMHGAAWLAFKADGVVGERAAAIGPKAALLAAILFALGGVFISLGWFGGYEVTSPIVWDGPSNPLRKTVAENAGAWLHNFQTMPLLWLAPLLGVLLPLAVAAGFRARKAGLTFFASQLSIVCIIATVGLAMFPIILPSSTNPGHSLAVFDASSSRATLRNMLFATVIFLPLILLYTAWVYRVLWGKVSEKDIHDADHAY from the coding sequence ATGATCGAGTTTCTTTTCGACTACACCACGCTTCGCCTGATCTGGTGGGTTCTGCTCGGTGTCCTGCTGATCGGCTTTGCCGTGACGGACGGTTTCGACATGGGGGTCGGCACGCTACTGCCTTTTGTCGCCAAGACCGACATCGAACGTCGTGTCGCCATCAACACGGTCGGTCCGGTCTGGGAAGGCAACCAGGTGTGGTTCATCCTCGGTGGCGGTGCGATCTTCGCAGCCTGGCCCGCGCTGTACGCGGTGAGCTTCTCGGGCTTCTACCTGGCGATGTTCCTGGTCCTGTTCGCGCTGATCCTGCGGCCCGTCGGGTTCAAGTACCGTTCCAAGCGCGACAGCCAGCGCTGGCGCAACAACTGGGATTGGGCGCTGTTCATCGGCGGCGCCGTGCCGGCGCTGATCTTCGGCGTGGCGATCGGCAATGTCCTGCAGGGCGTGCCTTTCCATTTCACCGACGACCTGCGCCCGATCTATGAAGGCAACCTGTTTGGCCTGCTCAATCCGCTGGCGATCTTCTGCGGGCTGGTGTCGCTGGCGATGCTGGTCATGCATGGCGCCGCGTGGCTCGCCTTCAAGGCCGATGGAGTGGTTGGCGAGCGTGCCGCGGCGATCGGGCCCAAGGCTGCGCTGCTGGCCGCGATCCTCTTCGCACTCGGCGGCGTTTTCATCTCGCTGGGCTGGTTCGGCGGCTATGAGGTGACCAGTCCGATCGTTTGGGACGGACCATCCAATCCGCTGCGCAAGACGGTTGCCGAGAATGCCGGCGCATGGCTGCACAATTTCCAGACCATGCCGCTGCTGTGGCTGGCGCCGTTGCTCGGCGTGCTGCTGCCGCTGGCGGTCGCGGCAGGCTTCAGGGCGCGCAAGGCCGGCCTGACCTTCTTCGCCTCACAGCTTTCCATCGTCTGCATCATCGCCACGGTCGGCTTGGCGATGTTCCCGATCATCCTGCCGTCGAGCACCAACCCCGGCCATTCGCTTGCGGTGTTCGATGCTTCGTCCAGCCGCGCGACGCTGCGCAACATGCTGTTCGCCACCGTGATCTTCCTGCCGCTCATCCTGCTCTACACCGCCTGGGTCTACCGGGTGCTGTGGGGCAAGGTGAGCGAGAAGGACATTCACGACGCCGACCACGCTTATTGA
- the cydX gene encoding cytochrome bd-I oxidase subunit CydX, with protein sequence MWYFAWILGLGLAATVGILNALWYELRVLRDQPQDLTQKQPTP encoded by the coding sequence ATGTGGTACTTCGCCTGGATACTCGGCCTCGGCCTCGCCGCAACCGTCGGTATTCTCAACGCCTTGTGGTACGAGCTGCGCGTCCTGCGCGACCAGCCGCAGGACCTGACGCAGAAGCAGCCTACACCCTGA